A genomic region of Rhipicephalus sanguineus isolate Rsan-2018 chromosome 3, BIME_Rsan_1.4, whole genome shotgun sequence contains the following coding sequences:
- the LOC119385199 gene encoding uncharacterized protein LOC119385199, translating to MHTEPVMKQSVLFAALLLLGIIAASKAIECEDPMPLKGKWVTNSENKKQCVILVKEKCDGMRDIPTEKWRRGKKVRDNCDIPRLTAIGSFINSEKFNGHAAIFDSCDTDGIWVIDQWDAAPVDRRKVPYGDARPYFNGDNYYMIEL from the exons ATGCATACGGAGCCGGTGATGAAACAATCTGTGCTATTCGCTGCTCTGCTTCTCCTGGGAATTATTGCGG CTAGCAAGGCCATCGAATGCGAAGACCCGATGCCATTGAAGGGTAAATGGGTGACCAACTCGGAGAACAAGAAGCAATGCGTAATCCTGGTCAAGGAGAAATGCGACGGCATGCGTGACATTCCCAcagaaaaatggcgtcgtggcaaGAAGGTGCGCGACAACTGCGACATCCCTCGATTGACAGCCATCGGCTCCTTCATTAATAGCGAAAAGTTCAACGGACACGCGGCCATCTTTGACTCCTGTGACACCGACGGAATCTGG GTGATTGATCAGTGGGACGCTGCTCCTGTGGACCGCCGCAAGGTTCCCTACGGAGACGCTCGTCCTTACTTCAACGGCGACAACTACTATATGATAGAGTTGTGA